A genomic window from Halomonas sp. LR3S48 includes:
- a CDS encoding IclR family transcriptional regulator — protein MSEVKRRTAGRPPGPGKSASGHSQSLVRGLNLLERLAATPGGLALSELAEMVDLAPSTTHRLLQALQGQGFIAQDGELGVWKIDVKTFRIGNSFLEARDFVATSRPFLRRLTAQTGETANLGIRDGATAVFLAQSESPQMMRMITRLGSRAPLHASGVGKALMAWLPDDEFDRVLAERGLERVTENTLHTPETLRANLAEVRQQGFACDREEHAIGLHCVAACLHDQYGTPLAAISVSGPVARIPEARLLELGELVRETAAEITARLGGKVPSPTEASVEA, from the coding sequence GTGAGTGAAGTCAAACGCAGAACGGCGGGGCGCCCGCCCGGCCCCGGCAAGAGCGCCAGCGGCCACAGTCAATCGCTGGTGCGCGGGCTCAACCTGCTCGAGCGGCTGGCGGCCACGCCGGGTGGCCTGGCGCTGTCCGAACTGGCCGAGATGGTCGACCTGGCCCCCTCCACCACCCACCGCCTGCTTCAGGCCCTGCAGGGGCAGGGCTTCATTGCCCAGGACGGTGAACTCGGCGTGTGGAAGATCGACGTCAAGACCTTCCGCATCGGCAACAGCTTCCTCGAGGCGCGTGATTTCGTGGCTACCAGCCGGCCCTTCCTGCGCCGCCTGACCGCCCAGACCGGCGAAACCGCCAACCTCGGCATCCGCGACGGCGCCACGGCCGTGTTCCTGGCCCAGAGCGAATCGCCGCAGATGATGCGCATGATCACCCGGCTCGGCTCACGCGCACCGCTGCACGCCTCGGGGGTGGGCAAGGCGCTGATGGCCTGGCTGCCCGACGACGAGTTCGATCGGGTACTGGCCGAACGTGGCCTGGAGCGGGTCACCGAGAACACCCTGCACACCCCCGAGACGCTGCGCGCCAACCTTGCCGAAGTACGCCAGCAAGGCTTCGCCTGCGACCGCGAGGAGCATGCCATCGGCCTGCACTGCGTGGCGGCCTGCCTGCACGACCAGTACGGCACGCCGCTGGCGGCGATCTCGGTGTCGGGGCCGGTGGCGCGCATCCCCGAAGCGCGGCTGCTGGAGCTGGGCGAACTGGTGCGCGAGACCGCCGCCGAGATCACCGCCCGCCTGGGCGGGAAGGTTCCCAGCCCGACCGAGGCCTCGGTCGAAGCATGA
- a CDS encoding DMT family transporter produces the protein MPTAAAYLIVVLVWATTPLAIKWSAEAGAPVGSVMLRMLVAFLAGMVVLLLMRRRLRRDVRAMKSYAAAVPGVFGAMALSYHASMTLPSGMMSVIFGMAPLISGLILQLLPGAVKLRRWHWFGCTLGVAGLAVVFADSLVLGSDQLPALLMMLLAVTLFSASGITVQRVAAGLGPLEQTLGALGLSLPCFFILWLASGEPMAVPLSARGLWSVLYLALFGSLLGFLCYFLILSRLTAATVALVTLITPILALGLGMTLNQEQPSSSMLAGAVLILVALGAYLFGDRLARLKAARERSPLG, from the coding sequence ATGCCGACTGCCGCCGCCTACCTGATCGTAGTGCTGGTGTGGGCCACCACGCCACTGGCCATCAAATGGAGCGCCGAGGCCGGCGCGCCGGTGGGCAGCGTGATGTTGCGCATGCTGGTTGCCTTCCTGGCGGGGATGGTAGTGCTGCTGCTGATGCGTCGGCGTCTACGCCGGGACGTCCGTGCCATGAAAAGCTATGCGGCTGCGGTTCCCGGGGTGTTCGGCGCCATGGCATTGAGCTATCACGCCTCGATGACGCTGCCTTCCGGCATGATGTCGGTGATCTTCGGCATGGCGCCGCTGATCTCGGGCCTCATCCTACAGCTGCTGCCCGGTGCCGTGAAGCTGCGCCGCTGGCACTGGTTCGGCTGCACGCTCGGCGTGGCGGGCCTGGCAGTGGTATTCGCCGACAGCCTGGTGCTGGGCAGTGACCAGTTGCCGGCCCTGCTAATGATGCTCCTGGCCGTGACCCTGTTCAGCGCCAGCGGCATCACCGTGCAGCGCGTGGCGGCAGGCCTCGGCCCGCTCGAGCAGACGCTTGGCGCACTGGGCCTGAGCCTGCCGTGTTTCTTCATCCTGTGGCTGGCCAGCGGCGAACCCATGGCGGTGCCGCTGAGTGCTCGCGGGCTGTGGTCGGTCCTCTACCTGGCCCTGTTCGGTTCGCTGCTGGGCTTTCTCTGCTACTTCCTGATCCTTTCGCGGCTGACCGCCGCTACCGTGGCGCTGGTCACGCTGATCACGCCGATACTGGCGCTGGGACTCGGCATGACGCTCAACCAAGAGCAGCCTTCCTCCTCGATGCTGGCAGGCGCCGTGCTGATCCTGGTGGCGCTGGGGGCCTACCTGTTCGGCGACAGGTTGGCGCGGCTCAAGGCCGCCCGCGAGCGCTCCCCCTTGGGCTAG
- a CDS encoding MarR family winged helix-turn-helix transcriptional regulator, which produces MNTEEPRAGFAKEGDESRVEPSTKPELDLNQFLPYRLNSLADRISQALAELYEERYQLNIAQWRVLAWLSHCDELTAKKICTYTNMDKARVSRAIQALEERGLISRTPAPEDQRQQDLHLTAAGQALLTKLIPEAQGWEAELVATLTAGEYRDLLNVMRKLERQLERIGEKG; this is translated from the coding sequence ATGAACACGGAAGAGCCCCGGGCCGGCTTCGCCAAGGAGGGCGACGAGAGCCGGGTCGAGCCATCGACGAAGCCGGAGCTGGATCTCAATCAGTTCCTGCCCTACCGGCTCAACAGCCTGGCCGATCGCATCAGCCAGGCGCTGGCCGAGCTTTACGAGGAGCGCTATCAGCTCAACATCGCCCAGTGGCGGGTGCTCGCCTGGCTCAGCCACTGCGACGAGCTGACGGCGAAGAAGATCTGCACCTACACCAACATGGACAAGGCCCGCGTGTCGCGGGCGATCCAGGCGCTGGAGGAGCGCGGTCTGATCAGCCGCACGCCTGCCCCCGAGGACCAGCGCCAGCAGGACCTGCACCTCACCGCCGCGGGCCAGGCACTGCTGACCAAGCTGATTCCCGAGGCCCAGGGCTGGGAGGCGGAGCTGGTGGCCACACTCACCGCCGGCGAGTATCGCGACCTGCTCAACGTGATGCGCAAGCTGGAGCGCCAGCTGGAGCGGATAGGCGAGAAGGGCTAG
- the ispA gene encoding (2E,6E)-farnesyl diphosphate synthase, translated as MTVNSDSLAAHLAADRARIDAFLSRAFEQRQPAAPRLEQAMRHGLLVGGKRLRPLLVYLAGRALGASDEALDAPAAAVELIHAYSLVHDDLPAMDDDDLRRGQPTVHRAFDEATAILAGDALQTLAFEVLAQAAHPRLPALIHTLATAAGRDGMVGGQALDLAAVGGHPDVEALATMHAHKTGALIRAAVRMGALTAVEEQDPRVASLDRYAEALGLAFQIHDDVLDVTGDTQTLGKASGADAARDKPTYPALLGLEGARRRASELTEEALAALAPLGEAGDPLAQLARYMIERDH; from the coding sequence ATGACAGTGAACTCTGACTCGCTCGCGGCGCATCTGGCCGCCGACCGGGCGCGTATCGATGCCTTCCTGTCCCGGGCCTTCGAGCAGCGCCAACCTGCGGCGCCGCGGCTGGAGCAAGCCATGCGCCACGGCTTGCTGGTGGGGGGCAAGCGCCTGCGTCCGCTGCTGGTCTACCTGGCCGGTCGAGCGCTGGGCGCCAGCGATGAGGCGCTCGACGCACCGGCCGCCGCCGTCGAGCTGATCCATGCCTATTCGTTGGTGCACGACGACCTGCCGGCGATGGACGACGACGACTTGCGCCGCGGCCAGCCGACGGTACATCGCGCCTTCGACGAGGCCACGGCGATACTCGCCGGCGATGCGCTGCAGACGCTGGCCTTCGAAGTGCTTGCCCAGGCCGCTCACCCGCGGCTGCCGGCGCTGATCCACACCCTGGCCACGGCTGCCGGGCGAGACGGCATGGTAGGGGGTCAGGCGCTGGACCTGGCGGCCGTTGGCGGCCACCCTGACGTCGAGGCCCTGGCCACCATGCATGCCCACAAGACCGGTGCACTGATTCGTGCCGCGGTACGCATGGGGGCGCTGACGGCGGTGGAAGAACAGGATCCTCGCGTCGCGTCGCTGGATCGTTACGCCGAGGCGCTCGGCCTGGCCTTCCAGATCCACGACGACGTTCTCGACGTCACCGGCGACACCCAGACCCTGGGCAAGGCGTCGGGCGCCGACGCCGCGCGCGACAAGCCCACCTATCCCGCCCTGCTGGGGCTGGAAGGCGCCCGGCGCAGGGCCAGCGAACTGACCGAGGAGGCGCTGGCGGCACTGGCGCCGCTGGGCGAGGCGGGCGACCCGCTTGCACAGCTGGCCCGCTACATGATCGAGCGCGACCACTAG
- a CDS encoding amino acid deaminase has product MNDSIPDPEALHKGMPQTGNRLLADISLPAAVIHEPALAHNLAWMQRFCDDHGARLAPHGKTTMCPELFQRQLAAGAWGITLATASQCRAAFRHGVHRLLMANQLVGEANMAIIAELLEAGADFYCVVDSIANVEQLARYFTARGLRLKVLIELGIPGGRCGCRDTDEVMALAERIDSEQALVLAGLEGYEGVVYGNEPGRAVRGYAWQLVEAAQALERDALIETPQPLITASGSAWYDLIAGVFSEARLGARFVPVLRPGCYVVHDHGIYRQAQRELLGRQPQIELGLKPALEIFAQVISLPEPGLAIIGMGKRDIGHDQLPEPLRRYREGDERGRTLPVQGWRLTKLMDQHAFVQLSPDEDEPGAGNGRVRVGDIVAFGVSHPCLTFDKWRRICRVDERLEVVEVMQTCF; this is encoded by the coding sequence ATGAACGATTCGATCCCCGACCCCGAGGCCCTGCACAAGGGCATGCCGCAGACGGGCAATCGCCTATTGGCCGATATCAGCCTGCCTGCCGCGGTTATCCACGAGCCGGCGCTGGCCCACAACCTGGCCTGGATGCAGCGCTTTTGCGATGACCATGGCGCACGCCTGGCGCCTCACGGCAAGACCACCATGTGCCCCGAGCTGTTCCAGCGCCAGCTCGCCGCCGGCGCCTGGGGCATCACTCTCGCCACGGCCTCCCAGTGCCGGGCGGCCTTCCGTCACGGGGTCCATCGCCTGCTGATGGCCAACCAGCTCGTCGGCGAGGCCAACATGGCGATCATCGCCGAACTGCTGGAAGCCGGTGCGGACTTCTACTGCGTGGTCGACAGCATCGCCAACGTCGAGCAATTGGCGCGCTATTTCACTGCCCGAGGCCTGCGCCTCAAGGTGTTGATCGAGCTGGGGATACCCGGCGGACGCTGCGGTTGCCGCGATACCGACGAGGTGATGGCGCTGGCCGAGCGCATCGACAGCGAGCAGGCACTGGTGCTGGCCGGGCTGGAGGGCTACGAAGGCGTGGTGTACGGCAATGAGCCAGGGCGAGCCGTGCGTGGCTATGCCTGGCAACTGGTCGAGGCGGCCCAGGCGCTGGAGCGCGATGCCCTGATCGAGACGCCGCAGCCGCTGATCACGGCGTCCGGCTCGGCCTGGTACGACCTGATCGCCGGGGTGTTCAGCGAGGCACGACTGGGCGCCCGGTTCGTGCCGGTGCTGCGACCCGGCTGCTACGTGGTGCACGACCATGGCATCTATCGCCAGGCCCAGCGCGAGCTTCTGGGCCGACAGCCCCAGATCGAGCTCGGGCTGAAGCCGGCGCTCGAGATCTTCGCCCAGGTGATATCGCTGCCCGAGCCGGGGCTTGCCATCATCGGCATGGGCAAGCGCGACATCGGTCACGACCAGTTGCCCGAGCCGCTGCGGCGCTATCGTGAAGGCGACGAGAGAGGTCGTACTTTGCCGGTTCAGGGCTGGCGCTTGACCAAGCTGATGGACCAGCACGCCTTCGTCCAGCTGTCCCCAGATGAGGATGAACCTGGCGCCGGCAATGGCCGGGTACGAGTGGGCGATATCGTCGCCTTTGGCGTTTCCCACCCTTGCCTGACCTTCGACAAGTGGCGGCGGATCTGCCGCGTCGACGAACGGCTCGAGGTGGTCGAGGTGATGCAGACCTGCTTCTAG
- a CDS encoding exodeoxyribonuclease VII small subunit — MAERDEQATGEMAASDEAEVDFAATVERLERLVERLESGELTLEGSLAAFEQGVRLTRDAQRRLDEAELRVRTLIERPDGSTDFAPFEAPAVEDDSEL, encoded by the coding sequence ATGGCCGAGCGTGACGAGCAAGCGACGGGCGAGATGGCGGCGAGCGATGAGGCCGAAGTCGATTTCGCGGCGACCGTGGAGAGACTGGAACGGCTGGTGGAGCGGTTGGAGTCCGGCGAGCTGACGCTGGAAGGCTCGCTCGCCGCGTTCGAGCAGGGCGTGCGCCTGACCCGTGACGCCCAGCGCCGCCTGGACGAGGCCGAGCTGCGCGTGCGCACCCTGATCGAGCGCCCCGACGGCAGCACCGACTTCGCCCCCTTCGAGGCCCCGGCAGTGGAGGATGACAGTGAACTCTGA
- the serA gene encoding phosphoglycerate dehydrogenase has product MAKTSLDKSKIKILLLEGVHQSAVDNFLNAGYTNIEHLPTSLDEESLLEKIRDVHFLGIRSRTQLNERVFAAAEKLNAVGCFCIGTNQVDLGAALTRGIPVFNAPYSNTRSVAELVLAEAIMLLRGIPEKNARAHQGGWLKSAKNSHEARGKTLGIVGYGNIGAQLSVLAESLGFNVIFYDVVTKLGMGNANQVASLEELLARADVVSLHVPELPSTKWMIGKDQLALMKPSGILINASRGSVVVIEDLAEALEAGRLYGAAIDVFPVEPKGNNEEFVSPLRGIPNVILTPHVGGSTLEAQENIGIEVSEKLITYSDNGTTVTSVNFPEVALPAHPDKHRVLHIHDNVPGVLSEINRVLSESGINISGQYLQTNEKVGYVVIDVDKAYGEQALEALRKVEHTLRVRVLYSETNFEG; this is encoded by the coding sequence ATGGCCAAAACGTCCCTGGACAAGAGCAAGATCAAGATCCTGCTGCTCGAGGGCGTCCACCAGAGCGCGGTGGACAATTTCCTGAATGCCGGTTACACCAACATCGAGCACCTGCCCACCTCGCTCGACGAAGAGTCGCTGCTCGAGAAGATCCGCGACGTGCACTTCCTCGGCATTCGCTCGCGCACACAGCTCAACGAGCGGGTGTTCGCCGCCGCCGAGAAGCTCAACGCCGTGGGTTGCTTCTGCATCGGCACCAACCAGGTCGACCTGGGCGCGGCGCTTACGCGCGGCATCCCGGTATTCAACGCCCCTTACTCCAATACCCGCTCGGTGGCCGAACTGGTGCTTGCCGAGGCGATCATGCTGCTGCGCGGCATCCCCGAGAAGAACGCCCGTGCCCATCAGGGCGGCTGGCTGAAGAGCGCCAAGAACTCCCACGAGGCCCGCGGCAAGACGCTCGGCATCGTCGGCTACGGCAACATCGGCGCCCAGCTCTCGGTACTGGCCGAGTCGCTCGGCTTCAACGTCATCTTCTACGACGTGGTGACCAAGCTCGGCATGGGCAATGCCAACCAGGTGGCAAGCCTCGAGGAGCTGCTGGCCCGGGCCGACGTGGTCAGCCTGCATGTGCCGGAGCTGCCCTCCACCAAGTGGATGATCGGCAAGGACCAACTGGCGCTGATGAAGCCCAGCGGCATCCTGATCAACGCCTCCCGCGGCAGCGTGGTAGTGATCGAGGACCTGGCCGAAGCGCTCGAGGCCGGCCGCCTCTACGGCGCCGCCATCGACGTCTTCCCGGTGGAACCCAAGGGCAACAACGAGGAGTTCGTCAGCCCGCTGCGCGGGATCCCCAACGTGATCCTCACCCCGCACGTCGGCGGCTCCACCCTCGAGGCCCAGGAGAACATCGGTATCGAGGTCTCCGAGAAGCTGATCACCTATTCCGACAACGGCACCACCGTCACCTCGGTCAATTTCCCCGAGGTGGCACTGCCGGCCCACCCGGACAAGCATCGCGTGCTGCACATCCACGACAACGTGCCGGGCGTGCTCTCCGAGATCAACCGGGTACTCTCCGAGAGCGGCATCAACATCTCCGGCCAGTACCTGCAGACCAACGAGAAGGTCGGCTACGTGGTCATCGACGTGGACAAGGCCTACGGCGAGCAGGCCCTCGAGGCGCTGCGCAAGGTCGAGCATACTCTGCGCGTGCGGGTGCTCTACTCCGAGACCAATTTCGAGGGATAA
- a CDS encoding enoyl-CoA hydratase, giving the protein MTTTVDERPVIRRDQRGVATLTLNRPRQFNALSEEILKALGGELARLANDDSVHCVVIAAEGRAFCAGHDLKEMRANPDKAYYQELFARCGEVMQRIVNLPVPVIARVQGLATAAGCQLVASCDLAVAARSARFAVSGINVGLFCSTPAVALSRSIGRKRAMEMLFTGEFIDADQALEWGLINRVADDEVLDEALAELTASLCAKSRVALRTGKAMFQRQLQMPLNEAYAFAGETMACNMLAEDVAEGIDAFVDKRPPQWRHR; this is encoded by the coding sequence ATGACGACAACCGTCGATGAGCGCCCGGTGATTCGTCGCGATCAACGCGGCGTTGCCACCCTCACGCTGAACCGGCCGCGCCAGTTCAATGCGCTGTCGGAAGAGATACTCAAAGCACTGGGCGGCGAGCTCGCCCGCCTGGCCAACGATGACTCGGTACACTGCGTGGTCATCGCCGCCGAGGGACGCGCCTTCTGCGCCGGGCACGATCTCAAGGAGATGCGCGCCAACCCCGACAAGGCCTATTACCAGGAGTTGTTCGCCCGCTGCGGCGAGGTGATGCAACGCATCGTCAACCTGCCGGTGCCGGTGATCGCCCGGGTCCAGGGACTGGCCACCGCCGCCGGCTGCCAGTTGGTGGCAAGCTGCGACCTGGCGGTCGCAGCCAGGTCGGCGCGCTTCGCGGTATCGGGCATCAATGTCGGCCTGTTCTGCTCGACGCCTGCCGTGGCGCTGTCGCGAAGCATCGGCCGCAAACGCGCCATGGAAATGCTGTTCACCGGCGAGTTCATCGACGCCGACCAGGCACTCGAGTGGGGATTGATCAATCGCGTGGCCGACGACGAGGTGCTGGACGAGGCGCTCGCTGAGCTTACCGCCAGCCTCTGCGCCAAGAGCCGTGTCGCACTGCGCACCGGCAAGGCGATGTTCCAGCGCCAGCTGCAGATGCCGCTGAACGAAGCCTACGCCTTCGCCGGCGAAACCATGGCCTGCAACATGCTGGCCGAGGACGTGGCCGAGGGCATCGACGCCTTTGTCGACAAGCGGCCGCCCCAGTGGCGACACCGGTAA
- a CDS encoding DUF1566 domain-containing protein produces MSRSRALLVAGLLLAWSSAHGDGAAGYDTRHAGLVVDSRQQLVWMRCSLGQRFRDGGCLGEAERLHLSDAEARIDALATADCPWRLPRFFELRGLMQPGNDRDVAIDSEAFPDTPSGWYWNQVSAGGHSQQDCFVDFAGEGRTRCNMAGQFHLRPVMSLGDAASHCLAP; encoded by the coding sequence ATGAGCCGAAGCCGTGCGCTGCTCGTTGCGGGTCTCCTGCTGGCCTGGAGCAGCGCTCACGGTGACGGCGCGGCAGGATATGACACCCGCCATGCTGGCTTGGTGGTGGATTCGCGCCAACAGCTCGTCTGGATGCGCTGCAGCCTGGGCCAGCGTTTTCGCGATGGTGGCTGCCTCGGCGAGGCCGAACGCCTGCATCTGAGCGACGCCGAGGCGCGCATCGACGCCCTGGCCACGGCCGACTGCCCATGGCGCCTACCGCGCTTCTTCGAACTGCGCGGCCTGATGCAGCCAGGCAATGATCGGGACGTGGCGATCGATAGCGAGGCCTTTCCCGACACGCCCTCAGGCTGGTACTGGAATCAGGTCAGCGCCGGTGGACACTCGCAGCAGGATTGCTTCGTCGACTTCGCCGGCGAAGGGCGTACGCGTTGCAACATGGCCGGACAGTTCCACCTGCGCCCGGTGATGTCGCTGGGTGACGCCGCTTCCCACTGCCTGGCGCCATGA
- a CDS encoding TRAP transporter large permease has product MTEALYGFAALLILAFLRVPLAFAMGIVGFAGFYYLTGNWNAAESMAARRVIDTAMDYGLSVIPLFILMGNLVSHAGLSDALFRASNGFLGHRKGGQAMATIVACGGFSAICGSSLATCATMGRVAMPQMRKYGYKDTLASASIAAGGTLGILIPPSVMLVIYGILTETSIRELFAAGFIPGILGIVLYLGSVKWVLWRDPEAGPAGERVAWPERMRALKSVGSTLALFVLVIGGIYLGVFTPTEAAGIGAMGAFLIALWRRALTPQVLMNVLMDTVRTTAMLFAVVLTALIFANFINRAGLPSDLLAFVNGLDIAPFLVILVILAIYVLLGCVFESMSMLLLTVPVFFPVVAGLGFDLVWFGILVVIVIEISLITPPVGMNVFVLRAVLPDVSTGTIFRGVTPFWVAGMARALLVLVFPGIVLFLPQLLY; this is encoded by the coding sequence ATGACTGAAGCACTCTACGGCTTCGCCGCCCTGTTGATCCTGGCGTTCCTGCGGGTGCCGCTGGCGTTTGCCATGGGCATCGTCGGCTTCGCCGGCTTCTACTACCTGACCGGCAACTGGAACGCCGCCGAGTCGATGGCCGCGCGGCGAGTGATCGACACCGCCATGGACTATGGTCTGTCGGTGATCCCGCTGTTCATCCTGATGGGCAACCTGGTCTCCCACGCCGGCCTGTCGGACGCGCTGTTCCGCGCCTCCAACGGTTTTCTCGGCCACCGCAAGGGCGGCCAGGCCATGGCCACCATCGTCGCCTGCGGCGGGTTCAGCGCCATCTGCGGCTCGAGCCTGGCCACCTGCGCCACCATGGGCCGGGTCGCCATGCCGCAGATGCGCAAGTACGGCTACAAGGACACCCTGGCCTCGGCCTCCATCGCCGCCGGCGGCACGCTCGGTATCCTGATTCCGCCCAGCGTGATGCTGGTGATCTACGGCATCCTCACCGAGACCAGCATCCGCGAACTGTTCGCCGCCGGCTTCATCCCCGGCATCCTCGGCATCGTGCTCTACCTGGGCTCGGTCAAATGGGTACTGTGGCGCGACCCCGAGGCCGGCCCCGCCGGCGAGCGCGTGGCTTGGCCCGAGCGCATGAGGGCGCTCAAGAGCGTCGGCAGCACCCTGGCGCTGTTCGTGCTGGTGATCGGCGGCATCTACCTCGGCGTGTTCACCCCCACCGAAGCGGCCGGCATCGGTGCCATGGGCGCCTTCCTCATCGCCCTGTGGCGTCGCGCGCTGACGCCCCAGGTGCTGATGAACGTACTGATGGATACTGTGCGCACCACCGCCATGCTGTTCGCCGTGGTGCTCACCGCGCTGATCTTCGCCAACTTCATCAACCGCGCCGGGCTGCCCAGCGACCTGCTGGCCTTCGTCAACGGGCTCGACATCGCGCCGTTCCTGGTGATCCTGGTGATACTCGCCATCTACGTGCTGCTCGGCTGCGTGTTCGAGAGCATGTCGATGCTGCTGCTCACCGTTCCGGTGTTCTTCCCGGTGGTGGCGGGGCTCGGCTTCGACCTGGTGTGGTTCGGCATCCTGGTGGTGATCGTGATCGAGATCAGCCTGATCACCCCGCCGGTGGGGATGAACGTGTTCGTGCTGCGGGCGGTGCTGCCGGATGTCTCCACGGGAACGATTTTCCGCGGCGTGACGCCGTTCTGGGTGGCCGGTATGGCGCGTGCGTTGCTGGTGCTGGTGTTCCCGGGTATCGTGCTGTTCCTGCCGCAACTGCTCTATTGA
- the dxs gene encoding 1-deoxy-D-xylulose-5-phosphate synthase produces MKLYDVIPVERPVTPLLDSLDTPAALRAMSGAQLLQVADELRAYLLYSVGRSGGHFGAGLGVVELTVALHHALETPHDRLVWDVGHQAYPHKILTGRREAMPSIRQYGGLAAFPRRAESPYDTFGVGHSSTSISAALGMALASATRGDRRRVCAVIGDGALTAGMAFEALAHAGHLDANLLVVLNDNEMSISENVGGIASYLAGILSSKPYLTFREEGKRVLSRLPGALELARRTEEHMKGMVSPATLFEEMGFNYIGPLDGHDLPTLIQTLRNIRDLDGPQFLHVKTRKGRGFLPAEADPIGYHAITKLEKNGEAPISKPAAPAKKKAPKYCNVFGEWLCDMAAVDERLIGITPAMREGSDLIRFSKEYPERYYDVAIAEQHALTLAAGMACEAMKPVVAIYSTFLQRGYDQLIHDVAVQSLDVTFAIDRAGLVGEDGPTHHGSMDLSFLRCVPGMVVLAPADEAECRAMLSAAYHYPGPAAVRYPRGTGPGVEIPTHLEPLEIGKAQLRRRSGAEAGKRIALLAFGSLNGPAAEVAETLDATHLNLRSVKPLDREAILAAAGDHDLLVTLEENVVAGGAGSGVNELLAAEGEKVAILNLGLPDAFVEHGKPAELLAECGLDSAGIESAIRARLG; encoded by the coding sequence ATGAAGCTCTACGACGTAATTCCAGTCGAGCGCCCGGTGACCCCGCTGCTCGACTCGCTGGACACACCGGCGGCACTGCGGGCCATGTCCGGTGCCCAACTGCTGCAGGTGGCCGACGAGCTGCGTGCCTACCTGCTCTACAGCGTAGGGCGCAGCGGCGGCCACTTCGGTGCCGGCCTGGGCGTGGTGGAGCTCACCGTGGCCCTGCACCACGCGCTGGAGACGCCCCACGACCGACTGGTGTGGGATGTCGGCCACCAGGCCTACCCGCACAAGATCCTCACCGGCCGGCGCGAGGCGATGCCCAGCATTCGCCAGTACGGCGGCCTGGCCGCCTTCCCGCGCCGTGCCGAGTCGCCCTACGACACCTTCGGTGTGGGCCACTCCAGCACCTCGATCTCGGCAGCGCTGGGCATGGCGCTGGCCAGTGCCACGCGCGGCGACAGGCGCCGGGTCTGCGCGGTGATCGGTGATGGGGCACTGACGGCGGGCATGGCCTTCGAGGCGCTGGCGCATGCCGGACACCTGGACGCCAATCTGCTGGTGGTGCTCAACGACAACGAGATGTCGATCTCCGAGAATGTCGGCGGCATCGCCAGCTATCTGGCCGGTATCCTGTCCAGCAAGCCCTATCTCACCTTCCGCGAAGAGGGCAAGCGCGTGCTTTCTCGCCTGCCCGGCGCGCTGGAGCTCGCCCGACGCACCGAGGAGCACATGAAGGGCATGGTCAGCCCGGCCACGCTGTTCGAGGAGATGGGCTTCAACTACATCGGTCCGCTCGACGGCCACGACCTGCCCACCCTGATCCAGACCCTGCGCAACATACGTGATCTGGACGGCCCACAGTTCCTGCACGTGAAGACCCGCAAGGGGCGCGGCTTCCTGCCTGCAGAGGCCGACCCCATCGGCTATCACGCCATCACCAAGCTGGAAAAGAATGGCGAAGCGCCAATCAGCAAGCCCGCAGCACCGGCCAAGAAAAAAGCACCCAAGTACTGCAACGTCTTCGGTGAGTGGCTGTGCGACATGGCCGCCGTCGACGAGCGGCTGATCGGCATCACCCCGGCGATGCGCGAAGGCTCAGACCTGATCCGCTTCTCCAAGGAATATCCCGAGCGCTACTACGACGTTGCCATTGCCGAGCAACATGCGTTGACGCTGGCCGCCGGCATGGCCTGCGAGGCGATGAAGCCGGTGGTAGCGATCTACTCCACTTTCCTGCAGCGCGGCTACGACCAGTTGATCCACGACGTGGCGGTGCAGTCGCTCGACGTCACCTTCGCCATCGACCGCGCCGGCCTGGTGGGCGAGGACGGCCCCACCCACCACGGCAGCATGGACCTCTCCTTCCTGCGCTGCGTGCCAGGCATGGTGGTCCTGGCGCCGGCCGACGAGGCCGAGTGTCGCGCCATGCTCAGTGCCGCCTACCACTATCCCGGTCCCGCCGCGGTGCGCTATCCGCGCGGCACAGGCCCGGGGGTCGAGATTCCCACCCATCTCGAGCCGCTGGAGATCGGCAAGGCACAGCTTCGCCGCAGGAGTGGCGCCGAGGCTGGCAAGCGGATTGCGCTGTTGGCTTTCGGCAGCCTCAACGGCCCGGCGGCCGAAGTGGCAGAGACTCTCGATGCCACCCACCTCAACCTGCGTTCGGTCAAACCGCTCGACCGTGAGGCGATTCTGGCCGCTGCCGGCGACCATGATCTCCTGGTTACCCTCGAGGAAAACGTGGTAGCAGGAGGCGCCGGTAGTGGCGTCAATGAGCTGCTCGCCGCCGAAGGTGAGAAGGTCGCCATTCTCAACCTGGGCCTGCCCGATGCCTTCGTCGAGCACGGCAAGCCGGCCGAGCTGCTGGCCGAGTGTGGACTTGACAGCGCCGGTATCGAGTCGGCAATTCGCGCTCGCCTCGGCTGA